One stretch of Rhinatrema bivittatum chromosome 8, aRhiBiv1.1, whole genome shotgun sequence DNA includes these proteins:
- the TIMM13 gene encoding mitochondrial import inner membrane translocase subunit Tim13: MDGFSSDFSAGSGKVDTGSIMEQVKVQIAVANAQELLQRMTDKCFRKCIGKPGGSLDNSEQKCIAMCMDRYMDAWNTVSRAYNSRLQKERAKM, translated from the exons aTGGACGGCTTCAGCTCCGACTTCTCGGCGGGCTCCGGGAAGGTGGACACGGGTAGCATCATGGAGCAGGTGAAGGTGCAGATAGCGGTGGCCAACGCCCAGGAGCTGCTGCAG AGAATGACGGACAAGTGTTTCCGGAAATGCATCGGGAAGCCCGGAGGTTCGCTGGATAACTCTGAGCAG AAATGCATAGCTATGTGCATGGATAGGTacatggatgcctggaacacagTCTCGCGTGCCTACAACTCAAGACTTCAGAAGGAGAGGGCCAAGATGTGA